Proteins encoded in a region of the Ancylobacter sp. SL191 genome:
- a CDS encoding ABC transporter ATP-binding protein, which translates to MSALQIEIAEKRFPAQGGAPAREIFCDFRLDVSVGEFLVLLGPSGLGKTTLLNIVAGLDGDYRGAVRFAGQAPRLAYAFQSPRLLPWRTVLENVTLPLGREGTGRARAMLEEVGISDLAGAYPDRLSLGQQRRVALARAFAVEPDVLLMDEPFVSLDQAGAEKLRELLRRLLARRPATVLFVTHDPREAAALASRIVVLAGNPVTLARDVKVDLSPRERASPVLADAFLARTGIIPRPEPVTPRS; encoded by the coding sequence ATGAGCGCGCTTCAGATCGAGATCGCCGAGAAGCGGTTTCCCGCACAGGGAGGGGCGCCGGCTCGGGAGATTTTTTGCGATTTCCGACTTGATGTGAGTGTGGGCGAGTTCCTCGTGCTGCTCGGTCCGTCGGGGCTGGGCAAGACCACGCTGCTCAACATCGTCGCCGGGCTCGATGGCGATTATCGCGGCGCGGTGCGCTTTGCCGGGCAAGCACCGCGCCTTGCCTATGCCTTCCAGAGCCCGCGCCTCTTACCGTGGCGGACGGTGCTGGAGAACGTCACCCTGCCGCTGGGACGCGAGGGCACGGGGAGGGCGCGCGCCATGCTGGAGGAGGTCGGCATCAGCGATCTCGCGGGCGCCTATCCCGATCGCCTCTCGCTCGGCCAGCAGCGTCGCGTCGCGCTGGCGCGGGCCTTCGCGGTGGAGCCGGACGTGCTGCTGATGGACGAGCCCTTCGTCTCGCTCGACCAGGCGGGTGCGGAGAAGCTGCGCGAATTGCTGCGCCGGCTGCTGGCCCGGCGCCCGGCGACGGTGCTTTTCGTCACTCATGACCCGCGCGAGGCGGCGGCGCTGGCGAGCCGTATCGTGGTGCTGGCCGGCAATCCGGTGACGCTGGCGCGCGACGTGAAGGTCGACCTGTCGCCGCGTGAGCGTGCCTCGCCGGTGCTGGCCGACGCCTTCCTCGCCCGCACCGGCATCATTCCGCGCCCCGAACCGGTGACACCGCGCAGCTAG
- a CDS encoding ABC transporter permease, with protein MSTVSRLGMTAASLAALLLVWYGAALWASSPLLPGPAAVLAALERTAETGALQRNIAITLARVAAAFLIAMAFGSAIGIALGRSPRLNELFGPWIIVLLNLPALVIIILCYVWFGLTEAAAITAVSINKIPNVAVTMREGAAALSRDLDEMARVYRLSRWRTLRHVTLPQLVPFFTASARSGLALTWKIVLVVELLGRSNGVGFELQTAFQMFDVATVLAYALAFTAVVQLIEMGLFQPWERWANGWRR; from the coding sequence GTGTCCACCGTGTCGCGTCTCGGCATGACGGCGGCGTCGCTCGCGGCATTGCTGCTTGTCTGGTACGGCGCGGCGCTCTGGGCGTCTTCGCCGCTGCTGCCGGGCCCCGCCGCCGTGCTGGCGGCGCTGGAGCGGACGGCGGAGACCGGCGCGCTTCAGCGCAATATTGCGATCACACTGGCGCGGGTGGCCGCCGCCTTCCTCATCGCCATGGCGTTCGGCTCGGCCATCGGCATCGCGCTCGGCCGCTCGCCGCGGCTGAACGAATTATTCGGGCCCTGGATCATCGTGCTGCTGAACCTGCCGGCGCTGGTCATCATCATCCTCTGCTATGTCTGGTTCGGCCTCACCGAAGCGGCGGCGATCACCGCCGTATCGATCAACAAAATCCCAAATGTTGCCGTGACCATGCGCGAGGGCGCCGCCGCTCTGTCGCGCGATCTCGACGAGATGGCGCGCGTCTATCGCCTCTCGCGCTGGCGCACGCTGCGCCATGTCACCCTGCCGCAACTCGTGCCGTTCTTCACCGCCAGCGCCCGCTCAGGCCTCGCGCTCACCTGGAAGATCGTGCTGGTTGTCGAGTTGCTCGGCCGCTCGAATGGCGTCGGCTTCGAGCTGCAGACGGCCTTCCAGATGTTCGATGTGGCGACGGTGCTCGCCTATGCGCTCGCCTTCACGGCGGTAGTGCAGCTCATCGAGATGGGGCTGTTCCAGCCCTGGGAGCGCTGGGCCAATGGATGGCGGCGATGA
- the fae gene encoding formaldehyde-activating enzyme → MAKINKVMIGESLVGDGNEVAHIDLIIGPRGSAAESAFLNALTNNKDGFTSLLAVVTPNLLAKPNTILFNKVTIKDARQAVQMFGPAQYGVAKAVVDSVAEGVIPEEEADDLYISVGVFIHWEAADDAKIQQFNYEATKQALKRAVDGSPTVKEVLAQAGTAKHPFAA, encoded by the coding sequence ATGGCCAAAATCAACAAGGTGATGATCGGTGAATCGCTTGTCGGCGACGGCAACGAAGTCGCTCACATCGACCTGATCATCGGACCGCGCGGCAGCGCGGCGGAAAGCGCGTTTCTCAACGCCCTGACCAACAACAAGGACGGCTTCACCTCGCTGCTCGCGGTGGTAACGCCGAACCTGCTCGCCAAGCCCAACACGATCCTGTTCAACAAGGTCACCATCAAGGACGCCCGTCAGGCCGTCCAGATGTTCGGACCGGCGCAGTACGGCGTCGCCAAGGCGGTCGTGGACAGCGTCGCCGAGGGCGTGATCCCGGAAGAAGAGGCCGACGACCTGTACATTTCGGTCGGCGTGTTCATCCACTGGGAAGCGGCGGACGACGCCAAGATCCAGCAGTTCAACTACGAGGCCACCAAGCAGGCTCTCAAGCGCGCCGTTGACGGCTCGCCGACGGTCAAGGAAGTGCTGGCTCAGGCCGGCACCGCCAAGCACCCCTTCGCCGCTTAG